NNNNNNNNNNNNNNNNNNNNNNNNNNNNNNNNNNNNNNNNNNNNNNNNNNNNNNNNNNNNNNNNNNNNNNNNNNNNNNNNNNNNNNNNNNNNNNNNNNNNNNNNNNNNNNNNNNNNNNNNNNNNNNNNNNNNNNNNNNNNNNNNNNNNNNNNNNNNNNNNNNNNNNNNNNNNNNNNNNNNNNNNNNNNNNNNNNNNNNNNNNNNNNGGTGGATGGTGGTgaggggtggtggtggtggaggtgggtgGTGGGTGATGGGGGTGGTGGGTGGTGCTGGGGTGGTGGGGTGGTGGTGAGGGGTGTTGGGAGGTAGGAGTGggtgggtggtggtggtggcggcaGCGGGAGTGATTGGCTGCTCCACTGCTGCAAACGGAAAATGGTTTTCCCAAAAAAAGacgaagtcatttttcaaaaaatcaccTCTATTTTACATTGATCACACctttatttttcattaacttccattttttccctctaaccaaacactaaaaacctgaaaatgattttcagaaaacattttctaagTTTCCAAACTCACCTTAAATTTTGTGGAAGTTATTCATCCATTGGACGTGCAATGGACATCTCCAATCAAAAAAGGTTGTGttatatcttgattttctttctattattttttcttatcaAAAGAAAACTGCTAAACTAAAAATTttagcataaataatatacttggTTACTATGTGAAAGTGAATTTCAAGTTTTATAATTAGACTAGTTATcacgattaaaccaatgcccaatgcgtatttttaaattagtgttcctttggttaaagtagtcatatgagagagaaaaaatgctaaattaataaaaatcaaagaaatagtctcgatgcttatatattttaataaaacataacgaaattgtaaatagctaaattgcaactaaaataagtagaaacaaataaaccacttacatgggagcaaatgatgtgtcatcattgtcacttgtttggacatcGGTCTGGCCATTTAAAAtttatgtgtaattgtatttgtgatcaagtactttatagttcgtccggacatgtttgacaatgacatttgagatgatgtaccatttgttggtttgtaaagtgatatcatacatattccaatgtcattatcaaatactattgattgaacccgagttcttAACATtgagatatagcatttacaatgatggtggtggtgaataagagcatcttcataataataataatactaataatgataaaaaataataataataattaagggagaaaaattttactattcaCTTACTGTTTAATCTtcaagtacgatgagcatatactttttctcatgtgttccaatagcgtttttttgttcgtttttcttaatgacatgaactgtacaactccagcccacagtttgtgtgtcaatatcaattaactttactgcatttgtcattactaatatccttgtgtcatggaaaatatgttcataaaggatgttatgaaataatataatgggaaccacaacataaattcaaaaaccacaGATTGgaagttaggagtaactaaaatgtgtagattatagagctaggaatataatgagaaccacaacattacatataaggatacaagtatagatgaacagattatacaatagatatatttacctaacgatattgaagttatactaattaatgagtataccatcattgatgatattgaagttatactaattaatgagtataccatcattgatttaaaaaaaaactgtataattaatgagtataccatcattgatttaaaaaaaaactgtaatcattatgagtacaaatacaaataattaaaaaaaaactgtaatcattatgagtacaaatacaaataatagaattagcatgataatattttgacaatcatacctatagaatgtcaagtagatgctgtgttgcagaatatgttagatttagttttgggtgaataccagtgaaaAGGgcaggggtttatatactgttgttttgggtagaataatggtttaattaggaatctatacaaaattgtattatagaatcttattaagacttcaatattctaattttaagttaggaatctatacaaaattgtattatagaatattgccaatttgtttgaaaactgcaataaagaaacaaattgcctaaagaatttaatgttaaacttccgttatatttaacggaaaaatttggtaaaattataaaagattatgatataataggaatttaattggaggttgcacaataagaagaacacaaagtacaatatgttatagcagactattacaccaacatttttttagttccagttaagggtctaacattattggctcttattataagtgtagataagGATGATGGCtaaactaaaattctaaattgtaaactaaattgatatgacaaaacacataaaaataatattacgaaTAAAATCGCAACACATATTAATTCAAGAAGTCTAATAGGCAGCTCTCTCAAAGAAAGTCAAGCTTAAAACTTAGATTTGAGCCCTCTTATTTATGTAATTTGCATCCATATCTCACTTTAAATCATCTTTTCTGGTTATGTTGGTTATTTTTAGAGTCTAAACTAAGTATGAAATTTCAGCataattccaaattaaaattgaaattaactctatatttcTTTTAACTTCAGGTAAAGAATGATAATTTAATACAAGTCAATGGTCAATAATGGAGAAAACAAATATTTGGACATTTCtacttctttctttttcacATGTCTTGTCCATGAATGAAAATCACAAGcattgtatatatagtttaacaACTAGACAATTCAAGGACATGCATATTCAAAGAATATTGTCAATATTTATAACCGTGTggaaaaatgaatattaatggTGTGGTGTTGATATTGTACCTATAGGAATAGAGGCCGAGTCTTAGGATGGGTCAACTTATTCAGGACGCTTCCAATAAAAATAGAGGTTCAGTGttaggggtgtgcattcggttaaccgttcggttaaccgaaccgttttaaccgaaccgaattaaccgaaattttaaaacctttaaccgttaaccgaaccgaagtatgtgttaccgaattaaccgaaccgaaaattttttctgttaatcggtcggttaaccgattaaccgaaattttttaacctaaaatataaaattctaaaaataacacctaaaataataaatccaattaaaataaaatacaaatcatccataacttcaaatattcaaacatccataacttcaaatcttcaatctaattagtatttagtatttatatttaattatttatctatatatataaaaattcggttaaccgttcggttaattcggttaattcggttaaccgaccttccgaaccgaattaaccgttaaccgaaatttcaagattcctttaaccattaaccgaaccgaatttttcggttcggttaatggttaaccgaaatttttcggttcggtcggttaaccgaaaaatttcggtGAATTGCACACCCCTATTCAGTGTGACATCTGAATTTGAGCCTCTTTTCACAAGAATATCTATTAATATAGAATCAAGGCAATCTCAATTTCTTAGATTATATATGccaaataaaaatgaatcatttGATTTATCATTGTGACCACCATTATCCAAACAATCATCAACATTCTTatcattttcatcatcaaaGTGATACTTATCATTGTTGTGCGCACTATCATGTAAATTCTTTCCAGTCTCACAATCACCTTGATCTTCTTTATGAAGATTATCATCTAACAAATTTTCATTGGCATCATCGTTTTGTTCAtctatttgatattttaatgaatttttcaagaacTCTCTTTTGAGATTTAATTCGTTactcaattcttcttttttttacgCTTCTCAAACTTAGATAAACATTATCTAAAAAAACATCATTACAAAATCTAAAGAAAAACAATTGTTTAGAATCtctatcaataaataatttatcaagaaacaaactattgaatatattattcaatatttaaaattattaagtcaataaGCCATGTCAAAGAATAATAATtgtgaaataaatcaaataatatgtacaattagattaataagttttaattaataattatcagATATTTAATGAATGACTTAATGATGATAATGAACCATTTATTATGACATATTGACCTAGAGATTAAGGAATAAGAAAAGAGAttaaagggggtgtttggttattgacttataagccaaattttagcttatttagggggtgtttggcaaacggctgataacttatagctgatagctggttggtttagctagtagttgatggctgattgtgttaactggtttgaccagctggttgtattagctggttataaaaaactgtttggtaaattagctgtttattagtagctgattgaatgtaaaatgacatttaagggtattattattattattattataaaataacaaacacaccaccatttaaaagtaaatccattgattttaaatgataaaatagtcaatataccatTGTTTCCAACCAgctaatacaaaaagctaccttcattagcttttcaattttcagcttattgacccaataagccaaggccaataagccatttaccaaatacttcaaaatagcttattggttggtcaaaaagctaaacttggtcaaataagctaaaatttggcttataagccaataaccaaacacccccttaatcaagtttagctgtttgacttaccaataagctattttgaagtgtttggtaaatggcttattggccttgacttattgggccaataagctgaaaattgaaaagctaatgaatgtagctttttgtattagcTTGTTAGGATcaatgggtatattgactattttatcctttgaaatcaatgagatttacttttaaatagatggtgtgtttgttattttatgatgatgatgataataataataataataataataataataataataataataataataataataataataataaacaacggGTGATGGGtttgtcatttttaataataataataataataattgaaaataattaataaaaattgttttagaatataatttaataagagttaaataaacaaaaataatcaacttatgtccttaaaaaaagtatagatgatacccaaatttaataagagttataattatttattaataagagtttatcttcttgttatatttaaaggttgaaataatacaatacactcacacccttaaatgtcattttacattcaatcagctactaataaacaactaatttaccaaacagtttcttataaccagctaatacaaccagctggtcaaaccagttaaagcaatcagccatcaactactagctaaatcaatcaactatcagccgtttgccaaacaccccctaaggAATAGGAAAAGGAATTAGGGAAAATAGAGATTAGAAATTGAATTACCATAATATCATATTAATAGAAGATTATGTTGAAGGAAAAGGAATTAGGGAAAATAGAGATTAGAAATTGAATTACCATAATATCATATTAATAGAAGATTATGTTGATGCTTCGTTCCTGCGTGCTTGCATAGTTACTACAATACTTCTCTAGCTTCATAAtctcatataatatatgtatataatttttttatttttatttttacaattgaACCCCCAAATTCAGGGTTGCTCTAATAAGTAGGACCgcaaaataagaataaaataaaatgacaatcgTGAAAAAAtggtcaattgttataccatggaccaggggttcatattgcattatgaacatTGGTTCAGAAATGATGTGTCTGCCATTAACACTAACAATTTGGGTAcctataaacaaattgaaaacacataatatggtaattacagacacatagcatgataactacaaacacataaactaTTAATTGCAAGTATGTTAGCTGCAGACACTAACATGTTAACAATATCTTATGTATTTGCAGCTACATGTACATAATGTATCCAGTACAGATTCTAAATGTTATGTTTTTAAGTGCATTATAGTGGTGAGGCCAAGCTTCCCACATTATACTAGCTTTCATACTACTAATTATAATTACGATGTGACAAATCCAGGCCTGCCTTTAAGGATCATTTAAGTATATTATAAATGCAGACTACACCCAATTTCCAAACCCAAAGTCTCCCCCACATTGGCATGCATGGAGGATTGAAATGAATGCAGCCTAATAGATTAGTCAAAATCTAAAAGAGAATATTGTGCACAAAACATCatatttgatattatcattGTATCATAAATTGTAGCTCTAAATCTCAAGCATAAAAACATTGGTAGTCAAAGTATAAAACCATACATCAATTATATGTAAATCACTAGTAATCTAAAATAGCATAATTTCAGTAGAAACATCCAAAAATTGCAAAACCTGAGTATTCAATTCTGCAGTGTGTATTAGCCTATTCCTACTTTGAACGCAAGCCCGGAATATTTCTTAGCCCCATCTTACCAATGACGAGTTTAGGAATTGCTGGAGGGTTGTCAAGCCCCATGCTCCGACTAAACTCATTCGCAAGCTCCACAAGTCTGCACTTGTCCCTGCTCACAGTCTTGTTGGAATTATAATAGCCAAGCCATGCCTGGTATGCAGCCTCTTTGTTTTTCATCTCAACGAGGGAGAGTGCACGCTCCACCTTTTTCTTTGTCTCTGGATCAACCAAAGGTACATCTGCCTTTGTCATTGGTAAATCTTTGATTGCGGACAAGAAGAATTCCTCCCAAGGAGCCAACACCAATATTCCTTGCCCCTCTTTACCTTTTCGCCCAGTTCGACCAAGTCGATGGATATATTGCTGTCTATCAGATGGCAGGCCGATCTGTATAACAAGGGTAACATCGGGATAATCTACTCCCCGGGCAGACACATCAGACGTTACAAGAATAAGACCTTTTGATTTACGAAATTCATCTGAAACTCTGGTTCTGTAACTTTGTGGTTTTCGAGAATGGATCTCCCGAACATTCAAGTTAAGCTCACCAAGAAGTCCTGCAACGAGTCTAGTCACCATCGCGGTTGTGCAAAAGACAAGAACCTTATAACTAACATCATCTGCTATATGATCTCTCAGCATGGAATAAAGAAGCGAAAACTGTTTGTCTAAAGGGGCAACCAGGTACTTCTGTTGGACCTGTGAGTGTGTCTCTTCACTGCCCTCCTCAACTGTATTGATAAACTCGTGATCTCTTTTCAAAGCAACATGGCAAATTTGACGGACCTCTGGTGGAACTGTGGCAGAAAAAAGAAGTGTCTGGCGCTGCTTAGGAATAGCATCAATGATTCTCTCTATGTCTCTACGGAAACCCATATCCAGCAAATGATCAGCCTCATCAAGCACCAAAACTTTAACCCCCATCAAGCGAGTTGCAAAACCTGCTGTATTCTCAATATGATCTTTAAGCCTTCCAGGTGTAGCCACAAGAATCTGGCATGGATTTGCTTGCATCCTTTTCTGCTCCAACGCAAGCCTTGTTCCCCCTATAACAACTTGAACGCCaattgtggagtggtacttcAACAGTTTGTTAGCCTCTGCAGCCGCTTGACTTGCAAGTTCTCGAGTTGGGCATACCACAAGCACAAGAATCGGTGGTCGCTTTTGGTCACGAGTAACAGGAGGGGATTTCAAAACAATTTCAATTGAAGGGAGCAAAAATGCTACAGTTTTGCCAGTGCCAGTTCTTGCTTTGGCCAAAACATCCTTACCTCTCAGAATAACAGGAAAAGTTGCCTCCTGAACAAGAGTCATCTTCTCATATCCAGCATCTTTGATTCCTTTTAGCGACAAAGGAGACAGGGAAAATTTATCAAACCTTGTTTCACTAAGGTATGACTCACTTCCCCCCAGTGAACTTGGAGGTGAGGGTTGTGAACGAACTTCATTTCCCACAGAAGACAGAACAGTCTCTTTCTCAAAGGAATCATCACCCTCATCACCACTAGCTTCTTCACTCTCTTCCTCACTATCTATCAAATCCCTGAACCGCTTATATCCATTATCCTCCACATCCtcgtcatcttcatcatcatcatcatcttcgcTTAACACAGCCACAGAATTTCCACGTATCTCCCTTCCACCTTTCCTGGcaataccaccaccaccaccacttccTCTCCTCTCCTTACTATATCCCGAGGCAATCTCTCCCGCACCTCTCTTTTGCCCTCTTCTACCTTCACCCTCAGACCTTCCTCCATTCCTTGAAAAGGTATTCACTTTATCAAGCCCCTCATTTCGCCTATCGGGTCTACCTTCACTCCCAAATCTCCCTTCTCTCCTAGAAAAGGGTTGCATTTTGTCACGCCCCTCATTTCGCCTATCGGATCTACCTTCACTCCCGAATCTCCCTTCTTTCCTAGAAAAGGGTTGCATTTTATCATGCCCCTCGTTTCGTCTATCCGATCTACCTTCACTCCCAAATCTCCCTCCTTTCCTAGACGATGGCTGCATTCGATCCTGGCCAACATCTTGCCTATTAGACCTACGAAAATCATCAAAACCACTCTCCTTCCCCCTCCTTCCACCTCTCTCATCTCTCCCTCCTCGCCCACTACCTTTCCCACCAAAACCTCCACTCTCATTACCACTCTCATCATCACCGTCATCACTATCACTATAAACCCTAGTTTTCAAATACGAATCAGACCTCAACCCGCTCACCCAATCACTGAGGTCAGCTTCATCCTCAATCAAACTCTTCTGCGCCCGAGCCTCATGGCCCGAGCCCGAGCCCGACCTCCCCCGGGAGACCCCTCCTCGCCCAGACCGGGCCGAGAATTTCCGAGAACCAAACTGGCCTTCTTCTAACATTGGCTGCTCCAGCGCAACCCTGAAAGGGCGGTACCTGAGCTTGTGCGGGAAGACCCGAGACAAAATGGGTATGGCCCGAGAAGGTCTCGAAAACGGGATGGACTTCATTACGGAAGAGGCGGTAATGGGTATATAAGAATTGAGAAGGGAGAGCTGTGGAAAGAGCTTGACAGGCATGGGGACTCACAAAATTCGGGAATTTAAGAAAGATTTACCGAATGTTTCTCTATGTAGCGGCGGCGAGGCAtgtagggtttagggtttaagccCTGATAATGTAGAAAATtaggaaacaaaaaataaaatacatataaaacagATTATTGGTTATATTAAATGGAAATGATGAGATAATGAGTTGCAGAGCACACCTTGAGACGTGAAAGGCGGCGGTGGGCAGAGCAGAGGAGACGGCGGAGTGGAGTGTGGAGTGGCGGGAGTGATTCAACAATGAAGATAACCTACTTCACTCAATGGtctcaaattcaaattttatccaAGTACAGAGTATATGAGTATATCCTATTTTTTCAAGAATTTGACACTTAAAACCTTTGGGCAAAATTAACTTCATCTTTTAATTGTTAGTGTTTTCattttgtgtggtgtgtttggaaatccataaaatgatttttgaaaaatgatttatttatttatcataaaatatttttatttcaagtgtttggttgcatttcaGAAAACTGTTTTGGTGTGTTCggttcattttccgaaaaatgaacaaaatataAAGGGTCAAATACTCTAAACATTGGTGTCGCCGATCGCCTTCTACTAGAGACGGAAGGTGACCAACTGTTCGCTTTCTCCGATAGAAATTGACAAGTTGGTCGTCGAAGAGATAGGTCAAGGAAGAATGTCTGAAAGGCGAAAGGCGAAGAGACAtcaaaaatgacttcccctcaaAACAAGGAAGTTGTTTTCCATAAAAACAAGGTGATTTTCCATTACTTTAATTTTCCAAGCCTTGCACAAATactaaaaatccaaaaaatgattttcagaaatcattctCCAAATTTCTAAATGCACCCCCTAAgtta
This region of Ipomoea triloba cultivar NCNSP0323 chromosome 15, ASM357664v1 genomic DNA includes:
- the LOC116006719 gene encoding DEAD-box ATP-dependent RNA helicase 31-like, translating into MPVKLFPQLSLLNSYIPITASSVMKSIPFSRPSRAIPILSRVFPHKLRYRPFRVALEQPMLEEGQFGSRKFSARSGRGGVSRGRSGSGSGHEARAQKSLIEDEADLSDWVSGLRSDSYLKTRVYSDSDDGDDESGNESGGFGGKGSGRGGRDERGGRRGKESGFDDFRRSNRQDVGQDRMQPSSRKGGRFGSEGRSDRRNEGHDKMQPFSRKEGRFGSEGRSDRRNEGRDKMQPFSRREGRFGSEGRPDRRNEGLDKVNTFSRNGGRSEGEGRRGQKRGAGEIASGYSKERRGSGGGGGIARKGGREIRGNSVAVLSEDDDDDEDDEDVEDNGYKRFRDLIDSEEESEEASGDEGDDSFEKETVLSSVGNEVRSQPSPPSSLGGSESYLSETRFDKFSLSPLSLKGIKDAGYEKMTLVQEATFPVILRGKDVLAKARTGTGKTVAFLLPSIEIVLKSPPVTRDQKRPPILVLVVCPTRELASQAAAEANKLLKYHSTIGVQVVIGGTRLALEQKRMQANPCQILVATPGRLKDHIENTAGFATRLMGVKVLVLDEADHLLDMGFRRDIERIIDAIPKQRQTLLFSATVPPEVRQICHVALKRDHEFINTVEEGSEETHSQVQQKYLVAPLDKQFSLLYSMLRDHIADDVSYKVLVFCTTAMVTRLVAGLLGELNLNVREIHSRKPQSYRTRVSDEFRKSKGLILVTSDVSARGVDYPDVTLVIQIGLPSDRQQYIHRLGRTGRKGKEGQGILVLAPWEEFFLSAIKDLPMTKADVPLVDPETKKKVERALSLVEMKNKEAAYQAWLGYYNSNKTVSRDKCRLVELANEFSRSMGLDNPPAIPKLVIGKMGLRNIPGLRSK